CGGAAGGACAAGGAGTATTCCCTTGAGGTGGACTATTCATGTACTCCCAAGCAGGCTGTGTACTTCCTGGGGTGGCAGGATAGTATACCTGGAAATGAGCAGGTCTGGACCCAGGGGCAGGGAAAATACAACAGTCACTGGGTACCTAGTTTTGATCTGATGTCAGAGAAAGTCCGATTTGATCTCAAAGTAGAGTTTCCAAAAAATTACAAAGTCATTGCCAACGGTAAATTGATAGGAACAGAAGAGAAGGAAGGAAGTGTCTTATGGCATTATAAAATGATTAAACCGATGAGTAGTTATCTGCTGGCCTTTGTTGCAGGCAAGTATGAATCCACTCGTCGAATTTCAAACTCGGGGACCCCTATCGATCTCTATTTCTACCCTCAGGACTCACTAAAAGTAGAGCCTACCTATAGATTTACCACGGAGATTTTCAACATGCTGGAGCGGGAAATAGGAGTTCCTTATCCCTGGCAGAACTACAAACAGGTGCCGGTGAGGGATTTTCTTTACGCAGGGATGGAAAATACAGGAACAACAATATTTTCGGATGCGTATGTAATTGATTCAATAGCATTTTCTGATCGGAACTATGTAAACGTAAATGCCCATGAATTCACTCATCAATGGTTTGGTAATCTGGTCACCGAAAAGGATGCTTCCAGTCATTGGTTGCACGAGGGATTTGCTACCTATTATTCATGGCTGGCTGAAAAGGAGCTCCTTGGGGAAGACTATTTTTACTGGATGCTTCTCGATAAGGCGGACGTTCTCGAAGCTGCCGAGAGGGCAGGGCAGGGGGCTTCATTACTCGATCCCAATGCGAACAGCCTTACCTTTTACGACAAGGGGGCGATGGCATTGTTGATGCTCCAAAATGAAGTAGGTGAGCAGAATTTTAAAAGAGGGATAAAGAGTTTTCTTACCCAGTTCTCCTATCAAAATGCAAGCGTGGACGATTTCTTAAGCGCTATGGAAGCCTCAACCGGAACTTCTCTTGTAGAGTTCAGGCAGAACTGGCTGGAAAGCACTGCATTTCCTGAGGATGAACTTCTTAATTATTTACGTAATTCTTATCTACCTGTAGACAGTTTTTTTAAGCTGAGAATGGAACTCATTTCAAGTGCAGAGAATAATGAAGCTATCATCAGTAAATATTGGGAAAAAATAACATCATCCGGGTTCAGGGCACGTATGATCCTCCTCTACCACAGATCACTTTCCACAGATTTTTTAAAGAAGGCCTTCAGAAGTAATGATAGGGAGGTGAGAAAAGCCCTTTCATCACTTCCCGGACCGGTATCAGACGATTTAATTAGAGAATACGAATCTTTATTAACTGACCGAAGCTATGTTACACTTGAAAATGCCTTGTACAAACTCTGGATTCATCGTCCTGCAAGCAGAAAAGTCTACCTCGATAAGAGCGCAGGAATTTCCGGTTTTTCAAATAGAAACATCAGGCAATTATGGTTGCTTTTGGCTATCTTGACAAGCGATTACCTCTCCGCCGCCGAACGAGAGGAGTACAAAAATGAATTGTTTTCGTATACGGCAGAACATTATCCGATGGAAGTGAGACAATTAGCTTTTCAACTGATCCGGGAGGTTTTTCCTTACGAAGACCACAACCTGAGAGACTTAGTCAATGCGGCCCTTCATCCCGCCTGGCAATTCCGGCAACTTGCCAGGACCATCCTCAGGGATCTGATCAGCGATGATGTTCAGAAGAAAAGATTGAACACTCTGTTGCAGGAACTCGAAGGAAATGAATACGAATACCTGTCCGATAAATTAAATCGCGAATGAGAGCACTGGTAATTTCAGGGGGTGGAAGTAAAGGTGCATTTGCAGGGGGTGTGGCCCAGTTCCTCATGGAAAAACAAAAGCATCAGTACGATCTTTTCCTGGGTACTTCAACCGGCAGCTTGCTTATTTCGCATCTGGCTCTTCAGAAAATTCAAAAAATCAAAGAAATATACACCTCCGTTAATCAGAATAGTATTTTTAGTAATTGTCCGTTCACCATCCAAAAGAAACACGGTGTATCCAATATCGGGATCGCCCACTGGAACGTTTTGAAAAATTTTTACAACGGCAGCAAGACCTTTGGGGAAAGTCACAACCTGCTGAAACTCATCAAAAATACCATTACTCCTGAAGAGTTTGAAATCCTGAAACACGGCCCTAAGGATATCGTTGTCACGGTTTCTAATCTTTCTCTGAATCAAATCGAATATAAATCGATCAACGATTTCGAATACGAAGATTTTTGTGAATGGATATGGATTTCCTGCAACTACACGCCTTTTATGAGTCTGGTAAGGAAAGAAGGTTGCGAATACGCCGATGGTGGTCTGGGTAGCATGGTGCCGATTGAAGAAGCCGTAAAAAGAGGAGCGAAGATTGTGGACGCCATTATCCTACACACAGAAACTACGCATTTTAACCGGATGCCTTCTAGAAACGCCTTTTCGCTCCTAACTAATATGTTCGCTTTTATGCTGGATCGAATCGAGAGACAAAACATTCGCATTGGAAAGTTTGTTGCAAACAACAATGACGCCATTATTAACTTCTACTACACTCCTACGGTCCTGACTACGAATTCTCTCATTTTTGATAAGGACAAGATGACTGCATGGTGGGAGAGTGGTTTTCAATATGCCGAAGCCAAGAGCCATCAGCAAAGTCAATTACAAATAGAATTGGATTAGGCTTACCAGAGATCGCTTATTTCTTTTTTAACGAAGGCTAAAGCCGTTGCAGAAGGGGATTGTTTATCCATGGTATCATTGAGGATATCTTCCCTCAATTTATCCGCAGAATCAGATTCGCTCATACCTGCTCGTCTTATAGCCTGGATAGTGGCACTTTTGGCAGCTTTGATCACATTCCAGCATTCGTCACTCATATAGATTTGCTGTGACAGGTTGTGATCAAATTCATTTTCGATATTCTTGATCAAAAGATTTTCATAGGCTGCCTTATCTGCAGAAAGAGGAGCAACCCGAACCACTAAATTGGGGATCGAAATCCGTTCCAGAAAAAGAGCCAGGCGTTCATAGGCCTGCAAGCGAATAGGGAGCGCACTTTTCTGAGATTCCTTGTGCAGGAGATAACGCCTTCGTCCTTCTTCGTTTTTAGTATGAAGCCTGAAAAAATAAAAAGCAACAGCCCCTGTGACTACTGCTGGTAATAAAAAGCCGAATAATTGTAAAATTCCGTCTCCGGTCATAATTTTTTGGTGTTTGGTTTGATTTACGAAACTACAACGCAGGGATCAACTAAAAAGTATAACAATTATAAGGGTTGTTCCAACACACACCTGGATCTTTAGCTTCTTATTTCATCATATCTTTCACCGTCCTGTAGAACGTATCGTAAGGCGGTTGAATCCTGATTCTTGTACTGGTTTCAATTCCGTCAAAACCGTATTCACTTTTTCCTATGGCCTGCAGCCGTGATGGAGCAAGCCCGTAAGTTTCTGTCAAGACCCGAACAACCCCAGCGGCCTGCAGTGAAGATAGATCCCAGTTGTCTTTAATTTTTAATCCTTCAAAACCAAGTGCATTACTATTGGTTTCTACCATAATTTTGAGATTGGGGTACTTTTTTAAAACCCCTGCAATCTTTTCCAATGCCGGCAAGGCTTCAGCTACAACATCATAATTTCGGTCTACCTCTTTGAAAAGGAAAAGATTGTCCAATACCAGGGTAACCGCTCCATTGCTTAAGCCCGTTTTGACTTCTGTTCCCAAAGAATTCTTAAACTGTGTGAGCATGGCAAGGGTAACAGAATCGGTCTGGGTAAGAGCGTCATTGATCTTTTTCAGTTGATTTTCTTTAGACCGAAGTGTTTCGAGCGACTTACTGATATTTTCAGTCTTTTTACTGGAGAGTTCAGTAAAATTAGTAAGGTTCTGCAAGAGGGATGCGTTGGTTGCCCTCAACTCTTCCATCTGGAAATTGACAGCCTCCATCTCTGCTTTATATGTAGCTGATACCTGCTTTATCGAAGATAATTCGGACTGCAATTGTTGAATTTCAGCTTCTTTTTCCTCCAGCTGAAATTGCAGCTCTTTTTTGCTCTGGCTGAGTCCGGTGGCAATGGTCAATAGGGTTATTAAAAAAGTGATTCCGCTTTTTTTCATTTTCTGATAGTTCCTGTTAAAAGATTCATATTAAGACCTGTTCAAATAGTCAAGGCTTAATTCCGTAAGGGCCTTAACCCCAACAATTAATCCGCTATCGTCAATAATAAAATCCGGAGTATGGTGTGGAAAGGATTCTGTATTGCCCGGGGTCATCCCACCGAGAAAGAAGAAAAAACCGGGAACTTCTCGTTGAAAATAAGAAAAGTCCTCAGCTCCCGTGATCGCTTTTTGTTCTACCACATTACTTTCCCCTGCTACCCGTTTTAAGGTAGGAAGCATGGCAGCCACGAGATTGGGATCATTGTAGGTGATGTCTGTAGCGTCTTTTATTTCAATGGTGGCATCTCCTCCATATGCTTTGGCAATGGTCGGCACCATTTCCATCATCCTTTTGTTGAGCTTGTCTTTCATAGCATAATCCAGCGTTCGGATAGTACCAATCATTTCTGCGCTTTCAGGGATGATATTGAATCTTACCCCACTTTTGATCTTCCCAACCGTGATGACGGCTGCCTCGTTGGTCAATTCCGTTTCCCTGCTGATAATCGTTTGAAGTCCGTCTATGATCTTCGCACTGATTAAAATAGGATCAACACCGGCCCAGGGCTGTGAACCGTGACTTTGTTTTCCCTTCACATTAATCGTAAAGCTCTGAGCTGCTGCCATGGCGCCACCCGACTTATATCTAATCATGCCCACGGGGGTTTGAGAATTGATATGTAAACCAAAGATGGCATCGACATCGGGGTTTTTAAGAACACCTTCCTTTACCATTAGTTTGGCACCACCCTCTTCTCCGGGTGGAGGACCTTCCTCTGCTGGCTGGAAAATAAACTTAATAGTGCCATTAATCTTATCCTTGTTGTTGGCCATTACCTCGGCTACACCCATCAGGATGGCGGTATGTGTATCATGGCCGCAGGCGTGCATCACACCTACCTTTTCTCCCAGAAATTCTGAAGTTACTGTTGATTTAAAGGGTAAGTCATTTCGTTCATAAACCGGAAGGGCATCAATATCAGCTCTTAAGGCCACCGTTTTTCCGGGACCGGACCCTTTTAAAATTCCAACAACACCTGTATGGGCCACTCCGGTCTGTACTTCGATTCCGAGCGATGTCAAATGAGCGGCAATTTTAGCAGCTGTTTTAAACTCCCGGTTAGAGAGCTCGGGATTTTGGTGAATATCCCTTCGCCATTCTACTACTTTAGACTCCACAGCTTGATAAGCCTTATCCAAATTGTGGTCCTGAGCATTCATGTTTATAGCCATCAGACCACAGAAAACTGCAAAAAATGTATTTTTCATATTAAGTAATTAAAATTTAATTAGTCGATATCCCTCATTTTGAAGCTGGATCAAAGCTGTCATAGCTGATAATCCAAACTGCACCCCTTCTATGGTTTCTTCCCTTGGAAAATCTCTGGAAAAAGAAGACTGTCCGCAAAAAACGATTTGTACACCGGCATTGAGGAGGGCTTTTACCATTTCTTCATTGGGATTACCCACGCCGTATTTATTTTGATAAGATGCACTAGTTATAATATCCTTAGATGCCTTATTGTGCACCACAAGGGCAACCTTAAGGTTATTTAATGGTACGCCGGCCTGGGCATGCATGTTCAGAAATCTTGCGGCCGTTTCTATACTGGCATTGAGGGAACTTTTGGAATCGGGACTGTTCATGATATCGAACACGACCTTTAAGGGTTCATCCAATGGGGTTTTGAAATCCGGGTTATCAACGGGCCATACCGCGCCGTAATCCTGAATCACCGGACCTTCCTGCCGGGACTGAGCACTAAGCAGACCAGGGAGAATCAACAGATAAAAAAGTGTTAGAAATAAGGATCTAGATACCATTAATTGCAATAAAAGCTAAAGATATTCAAATTGAATAAAATTGTGATGTATTGTTTATAATAATTAAATCCGGGGTTTTAGCAACCGGTCAATTATGGCTAACTTCACGGTTCTAAATCGGGATATTTTTGAAACATTTTTTAGAGGATTTAAATGAGGCCCAAAAAGCGCCTGTTCTGCACAAAGACGGACCACTAATGGTCATTGCCGGTGCAGGATCGGGTAAAACCCGCGTGCTCACATACCGAATAGCTCACCTGATGGAACAGGGTGTAGACTCCTTCAACATCCTTGCTCTCACTTTTACCAACAAGGCCGCCAGGGAGATGAAAAAGAGGATCGCCGATTTAGTGGGCAGCTCTGAAACCAAGAATCTATGGATGGGTACTTTCCATTCTGTTTTTGCAAGGCTGCTTAGGTACGACGGAGATAAACTGGGCTACCCCAGTAATTTTACCATCTATGATACCCAGGATTCACAGCGCTTAATTGCCTCGATCATCAAAGAGATGGGGCTCGATAAGGATATTTATAAATACAAGCAGATCCAGAATCGGATATCGTCATATAAAAACAGTCTGATTACGGTAAAGGCTTATTTTCAAAATCCGGAATTACTCGAAGCCGATGCCATGGCTAAAAGACCCAGGCTGGGAGATATCTATCAGCAATATGTGGACCGGTGCTTTAAGGCAGGGGCAATGGACTTTGACGATTTGCTGTTGAGGACAAACGAATTACTTACCCGTTTTCCCGAAGTACTGCTGAAATACCAGGATAGGTTCCGATACATTCTTGTTGATGAGTACCAGGATACCAATCATTCCCAGTATCTTATCGTTAAAGCACTTTCCGATAGATATCAGAATATCTGCGTGGTGGGAGATGATGCCCAGAGTATATATTCCTTCAGGGGAGCAAATATTACCAATATCCTTAATTTTCAAAGAGACTATGACGATGTTGCCGTGTATCGACTTGAACAAAATTACCGATCAACAAAGAACATTGTCAACGCAGCTAACGCGATCATCGCCAAGAATAAGAATCAGTTAGAAAAAGTGGTTTGGACCGCTAATGATGAGGGGTCAAAAATAAAGTTGCACCGCTCAACGACAGACGCTGAAGAGGGCCGTTTTGTGGCGAGTTCTATTTTTGAAAACAAGATGCAGCAACAGCTGCCCAACAGTCATTTTGCCGTACTGTACAGAACCAATTCACAGTCGAGAGCCATTGAAGATGCCCTGCGCAAAAGAGATATTCCCTATAGGATCTATGGCGGACTATCCTTCTATCAGCGAAAAGAGATCAAGGATGTTCTTTCCTATCTCAGGCTGGTGATCAACCCAAAGGATGAGGAAGCTTTAAAAAGAGTGATCAATTTTCCTGCTCGGGGCATTGGGCAGACCACTATAGACCGACTGACTGTTGCAGCAAATCACTACAACAGGTCGATTTTTGAAATCATTGAGAACCTGGATAAATTAGAGTTAAAGATCAATTCGGGGACTAAGCGAAAATTGGAAGACTTTGTCAATATGATCAAGAGTTTCCAGATCATGAATAAAGGAGCAGACGCCTTTACACTGGCAGAACATGTAGCCAAAAAATCAGGAATATTGCTCGAATTTAAAAAGGACGGAACTCCTGAAGGCATTGCCCGGATGGAAAACATTGAAGAACTACTCAACGGGATCAAGGATTTTGTAGAAGGACAGAAGGAACTAGCCGATGCAACAGGAGATCTGACCGAATTCCTGGAGGATGTGGCCCTGGCCACAGACATGGATAAGGACACCACTGATATGGACAGGGTTGTTCTGATGACCATACACTCGGCCAAAGGACTTGAATTTCCTTATGTTTATATCGTAGGGATGGAAGAAGACTTATTTCCTTCGGCGATGAGCATGAATACCCGAAGCGAGTTAGAGGAAGAACGAAGACTCTTTTACGTGGCCTTAACAAGAGCTGAAAATCAGGCATACCTTACCTATACCCAGAATCGCTATCGCTGGGGAAAGCTCATCGACGCAGAACCAAGTCGATTCCTGGAGGAAATCGATGAAAAGTACATTGACAACCTCACCCCGGTAGATAATTACCGCTTTAAGCCGCTTATCAACAGTGATATTTTTGGAGAAGTAGACAAAAGCAGACTCCGGCAGAAAAAACCATCGAACGGTACACCTCCTGCTGCAGGCAGACCAACTCAGGACCAGCTTCGAAAGTTAAGAAAGATCAGGCCCAATATAGGAGAACCCACAAGCGGAGGACCCATGGAAATGCCCGACCTCTCTGTAGGTACCCAGGTCAATCATACGCGTTTTGGAAAAGGTAAGGTTATAAAACTCGAAGGAGCCGGTAATGATAAAAAGGCAGAAATCCTTTTTGAAAAAGGGGATGTAAAAAAACTATTGCTTCGCTTTGCCAAACTCGAAGTATTATCTTAGTACTTATGCAGGCCGAGTTTATAAAATTATACAATGATAATCCCAATCCCAGTGAAATAAAAAGGGTAGTGCAGGTATTACAAAAGGGCGGATTGATTATCTATCCCACTGATACGGTATATGGACTAGGATGTGATATCACAAAAACGAAAGCGCTGGAAAGGATTTCACGAATAAAGGGTATTAAGCTGTCAAAGGCTAATTGGTCTTTTGTCTGTGCAGACCTCAGTAATTTATCCGACTATGTAAGGCAGATTGACACCCCAACTTTTAAGATTCTGAAACGAGCTCTTCCGGGCCCTTATACCTTTATTTTACCTGGAAATAATCGTTTGCCCAAAGCCTTTAAAAACAAAAAGACTGTAGGGATCAGAGTTCCTGATAACAACATTGCCAGAGCTATTGTAGATGCTCTTGGCAACCCTATCGTCTCAACTTCGATTCGCGATGAGGACGATGTAATTGAGTATACCACAGATCCCGAATTAATCTATGAAAAATGGCAGAATCTCGTAGATCTGGTAATTGATGGCGGCTATGGAGACAATGTCCCATCTACGGTGATCGACCTTTCTGAAGGAGATCCACTTGTTATTCGGGATGGGAAGGGGAGCCTCGACATTCTTCAATAAAAAAACCGCAATACTTATGGTATCACGGTTTTCTCTATTTGATTTATACTCTTTTTAGTTGATTTCAGGATCTTTCATTCCTTCTTCAATCATGCTGTAGAACTGATCCAATTTAGGAAGTACAACAATTCTGGTTCTTCTGTTCTTTGCGCGATTTTCAGCAGTATCGTTGCTCATCAACGGCACGTAATAGCTTCTGGCTGCTGCAGTCATACGGGCAGGATCAACACTAAAGTCATTTTGCAGAATCCTTACGATAGAGGTAGCTCTTTTAGCACTGAGGTCCCAGTTATCAAGCAATACTCCACTGCGATAAGGTACATTGTCTGTGTGTCCTTCAACCATAAACTCAAAATCGGGTTTGTTGTTTACCACTTTGGCAACCTTACCAAGAACTTCCTTAGCTGCTGAAGTTACGTTATAGCTTCCTGAGCTAAAGAGTAATTTATCCGAGATGGAAACGAAAACAACTCCTTTTTCTACGCTGATCTCAATGTCTTCATCATCGAGGTTACCAAGAACACCTTTAAGGCTCTGCACCAATGAAAGGTTAACAGAATCTCTTCGGGTAATTGCATCCTGAAGTTTGCGGATCGTTAAATCTTTTTCCTGCAGGCTCTCCAATGACTTTTCGAGGTTTTCAGCACCTTTTGTGGTAAGGGTGGTCAAATTCCCCATGTTGTTTATCAACTCCTGATTGTTCGCCTTTAAGAAAGCATTCTGATCTTCCAAGGTGTTAAGTCGGGCAGTTGCCGTAGCCTTTTCTTCCAAACAGGTGTTTAATTTAACCGTGGCTGAATTTAACAGGTCCTGAGTTTCTTTTTGTTTTGCCTCTAATTCGGCATATTTTTTTTGTGAGACACATGAGGATAATAAAACCATTATTCCCAAGCTACCTAAAAGTAATTTTTTCATATAATACGTAATTTGATTTTTTGAATTATTGTTTTTAACGGGTTCTGTTGTATATAGTAAGCAAAATTATGCAATCGCCCAAAGCCTAATTTAGGAACATTGTTAATCTTTTACTAAATTGTTAAAACTCCGCACCTTATATACGTAGTGAGACCATACAATGGATTTTGTTCGGTAGTACTTTTGTACAAATTCGGTCTTTTCTCTCTTTTTGTACATTTTACGGAATTGTCTGTAGTAGCTAAAGTGTGCTCTTAAAACTGCGAAACAGTGTTTCCCTTTTCCCTGAAACACGAAACGAATGGCAGCTATACCATCTAATAACAACCTGGCTATAATAATCGCCGTTGCTTTTTTTCGTGGGAGGTTTTTTGTGATTGAAAAGAGGGAATTTCGAAAATTGAGGTAAGTCTTTTTGGGGTTCATATTGCTGAGTGTTGACCCTCCCAGATGAAGTACTTCAGAAGCACCAACGTAAAGCACCTTGTATCCTTTATTATGGGCTCGCCAACAAAGATCGACTTCTTCCTGATGTGCAAAATAATCCTCATCAAACCCGCCAAGGCTATCAAAGACTATTTTTCTGATGAACATACAAGCCCCGGTGGCCCAAAAAATTTCTTTGGTATCGTTGTATTGGCCCTGATCTTTTTCCAAAGCCTGAAAAATTCTTCCCCTGCAAAAGGGATATCCCAATTGATCAAGAAATCCTCCGGCTGCTCCGGCGTATTCAAAATACTCAGGGCGCAGGAGATCGAGAATCTTAGGCTGAATGATGGCTACCTCAGGATCATTTTGAAAAACTTTTTGTATTGGAGCTAACCAATTGGCAGTGACTTCCACATCGGAATTCAACAAACAAAATATTTCGGCATCAATATGTTTCAATGCTTCATTGTAACCACCGGCAAAACCGCAATTCGTCGAGTTTTGAATCAGACTTACCTCCGGATAATTCTTCTTTAAGAAATTGACAGAACCATCTGTGGATGCATTATCGGCGACATAGATCCGTGCCCCTTCGGAGTTTTCTATAACCGATGGAAGATAACGTTCGAGCAACGCTTCACCATTCCAATTGAGTATGACAACGGCTATATCGGGCATAATGGGAATTCCTAATTATCTGGCACCGGTTGGTGGTGCGTTTTTGCAAGGCCACAAAGTAAAGAAATTAATTGCATATGTTTCTACTTATGAACCGTCCATACAACTAGATCCCTTCTCCTGAATAGGAAGGTAATTCCTCTAAAAATATATAGGCCGATCGATTGTAGTCCATTTGGCAAAAATAATGGTTGATCCCGTTAGTGACCATCAGGTAGCGAGCCCTGAGATCCATATTGTATCGGGCGATCTGATCGAAAGTGTTTTTAGTGATCTTTACCTCCGGTGCCTTGCATTCAACAAGGATCTCCAATTCCCCCTGGGGCGTAAAAACTACAATATCAACTCTTTTAGGCAAAGAATTTACTTTGATCTGCTTTTCAACATTGATGAGACCAGGGGGGTATTTTTTCTCTGTCATCAGATAGTGCAACACGTGTTGTCTAACCCATTCTTCAGGCTGAAAAACAACAAATTTTTTGCGAATGACATCAAAGATCAGGGATTTATTTTCCTTATTTTTGAAACGGAACGAGTACCCCGGAAAATTCAGATTTTCCATGTTGCAAATTTGATGATTTTTTTTTGATGGATGAAGTAAAGCGGCTTATTGATGAGATTCGGAAGGGAGATATAAAACCCATCTATTTTCTGATGGGAGAGGAGGGTTATTACATTGATCGGATTGCGGATTTTATCAGTAAAAATGTCTTGTCTGAAGAGGAAAAGGGCTTTAATCAAATGGTGCTCTATGGTAAAGATGTTTCTGTAGATGATATAGTCTCCAACGCCAAGCGCTTTCCGATGATGTCTGAAAGGCAGGTGATTATTGTAAAAGAGGCTCAACACTTATCGCGTACCATTGAACAACTTACAGCTTACGCAGAAAATCCACAACCCTCAACCGTTCTTGTTATTTGCTACAAATACAAGAAACTAGATAAACGAAAAAAACTCCACAAACTTCTCAAAGCACCTAATGGCTGTGTTTTTGAAAGTAAAAAGCTTTATGAGAACCAGGTCTCAGAATGGATAAGGAAGATTCTTAAAACCAAGGGTTATCCCATT
This DNA window, taken from Muriicola soli, encodes the following:
- a CDS encoding glycosyltransferase family 2 protein, translating into MPDIAVVILNWNGEALLERYLPSVIENSEGARIYVADNASTDGSVNFLKKNYPEVSLIQNSTNCGFAGGYNEALKHIDAEIFCLLNSDVEVTANWLAPIQKVFQNDPEVAIIQPKILDLLRPEYFEYAGAAGGFLDQLGYPFCRGRIFQALEKDQGQYNDTKEIFWATGACMFIRKIVFDSLGGFDEDYFAHQEEVDLCWRAHNKGYKVLYVGASEVLHLGGSTLSNMNPKKTYLNFRNSLFSITKNLPRKKATAIIIARLLLDGIAAIRFVFQGKGKHCFAVLRAHFSYYRQFRKMYKKREKTEFVQKYYRTKSIVWSHYVYKVRSFNNLVKD
- a CDS encoding type I restriction enzyme HsdR N-terminal domain-containing protein; the protein is MENLNFPGYSFRFKNKENKSLIFDVIRKKFVVFQPEEWVRQHVLHYLMTEKKYPPGLINVEKQIKVNSLPKRVDIVVFTPQGELEILVECKAPEVKITKNTFDQIARYNMDLRARYLMVTNGINHYFCQMDYNRSAYIFLEELPSYSGEGI